Within the Amycolatopsis sp. 195334CR genome, the region ATGATCATCGACATGCTGGTCTTGCCGAGCCCGGGCGGGCCGGACAGCAGCACGTGGTCGGGCGGGACACCGCGTCGCCGGGCGCTCTCCAGCACCAGTTCCAGCTGCTCGCGCACCCGCGGCTGGCCGACGAAATCGGCCAGTTTCCGGGGCCGCAGCGTGGTTTCCACGTCCCGGTCGCCGTTCTGGGCGAAGGCCGAGAGGGTGTCGGCCTCGGCGAAATCCGGTTGGTCGGTCACCGGGTCATCGTGCACGGTGCCCGCCTACCGCTTGCGGCCCAGGGTGGTCAGCGCCGAGCGCAGCACCTGCGAAGTAGTCGCCCCGTCCTCACCGGCTTCGCCGAGCACCCGGTTCACCGCCTGCTCGGCCTGTTTCGCCGCGAACCCGAGGCCCACCAGCGCCTCGACCACCTCGGCGCGCACCGCGCCACCGGCCACCGGGACCGCGTCGGCGGTACTCGGTACCGCGACCACCTTGTCCCGCAGTTCCAGGCTGAGCCGTTCGGCGCCCTTCTTGCCGATGCCGGGCACCTGGGTGAGCACGTTGATGTCGCCGTCGGCGAGCGCGGAGCGCAGCTTGTCCGGGTCGAGCACGGCGAGCGCGGCGAGCGCCAGGCGCGGCCCGATGCCGGACACCGTCTGCAGCAGGACGAAGAGTTCGCGCGCGTCGACGTCGGCGAAGCCGAACAGGGTCAGCGAGTCCTCACGGACCACGAGCGACGTGTGCAGCCGGATCCGTTCGCCGCGGCGCAGCGTGGCCAGCGTGCTCGGGGTGGCCTGCACGGCGAACCCGACGCCGCCCACCTCGACCACCGCGTGGTCCAGTCCGACGGAGAGCACTTCCCCGTGCACCGAAGAGATCATCGTCCCGCCCTCGCATTCTTCTTCGCCGCCTCGGCCAGCCGGGCGCGGTGGGTCTTCGCCAGTTCGGCCGCCCTGGCCTCGGCCGCGGCGAGCCTGGCCCGCATCGGCTCCCGCCACAGGTGGCAGATGGCCAGCGCGAGCGCGTCCGCCGCGTCCGCGGGCTTGGGCGCCTGCGCCAGCCCGAGCAGTTTGGTCACCATGCCGGTGACCTGGGCCTTGTCCGCCCGTCCCGAGCCGGTGACCGCGGCCTTGACCTCGCTCGGGGTGTGGAAGTGGACCGGCAGCCCGCGCCGCGCGGCGCCGAGCGCCACCACTCCCCCGGCCTGCGCGGTGCCCATCGCGGTGCGCACGTTGTGCTGGCTGAACACGCGCTCGATGGCGACCGCCTCGGGCCGGTAGGTGTCGAACCAGGTCTCCACCGCGTCCGCCACCGCGAGCAGCCTGCTGGCCAGGTCCGCTTCGGGCGGGGTGCGCACCACGTCGACCGCGACGCAGCTGACCGTGCGGCCGGCACCCCCGTCCACCACGCCGAGACCGCAGCGGGTCAGTCCGGGGTCCACACCGAGCACGCGCACAGGTTCCACTCCTCGCCGAACAACCGTTCGAGGAGCAGGCTACCGGCGCGGGGTCCCCGAGCCGCCGGGGACGCGCCGGTCAGGGTCCGTCGACCCCGGGAGTCCAGCTCTCCGGGTCACCGCTTTCGGTGAGCACGTGCTGCCAGAGCATGAACCCCTCCGGCGCGTCGGCCTGCCACGGCCACTTCCCGTCCGGGGTGGGCACGATGATCTGCACGGCCGGGAAGTCGCCCTCGGGGTAGATCAGGAACGCGCTGCCGAAGTACTCGGGGTAGTGCCCGAGCGCCACCTTCTCGAAGGTGACCGGGATGCCGTCGAAGAAATCGTGGTACAGCTTGCCGAACTCGAACTGTTCCCCGGCGGCCGCGCGGTCGACGTAGGCGTCGAGCAGCACGGGGCCGACGTGCTCGGGCAGTCCGATGACCACCGCCTCGGGCACCTCGTGCATCGCCCACGCGCAGACGGTGAAGCAGTAGCCGGCACCCTCGTCGTCGGCGGGAACCTGGATCACCGCGTTGCCGCGGCGTTCGCCCTCGGCGACGATCCAGTCCTGCAGAGCCTGTTCTTCGGGAGCGAGGGCCTCGGTCGTCACGGCGGACATTCTGCCGCATGACCGAGGCCCCGCCCAAGGACCATCCGCGAAAGGAACTAGCCGACTTCGGCGAGGACCTCGTCGGAGACGTCGAAGTTGGCCCACACGTTCTGCACGTCGTCGCAGTCTTCGAGGGCGTCGATCAGCCGGAAGACCTTGCGCGCGCCATCGGCTTCGAGCGGCACGTTGACCGACGGCACGAAGCTCGCTTCCGCCGACTCGTAGTCGAAACCGGCTTCCTGCAACGCTTTCCGCACCGAGACCAGGTCGGTCGCCTCGGAGACGATCTCGAAGCTCTCGCCGAGGTCGTTGACCTCCTCGGCACCGGCGTCGAGCACCGCCATCAGCACGTCGTCCTCACCCGCGTCGGCCTTGGGCAGCAGCACCACGCCCTTGCGGTTGAACAGGTACGCCACCGAACCCGGGTCGGCCAGCGAGCCGTTGTTCCGGGTCAGCGCCGTGCGCACCTCGCTGGCGGCGCGGTTCTTGTTGTCGGTGAGGCACTCGATGAGCACGGCGACCCCGTTGGGCCCGTAACCCTCGTACATGATCGTCTGCCAGTCGGCGCCGCCCGCTTCCTCACCGGCGCCGCGCTTGCGCGCGCGCTCGATGTTGTCCTGCGGGACCGAGTTCTTCTTCGCCTTCTGGATCGCGTCGAACAGCGTCGGATTGCCGTCCGGGTCGCCCCCGCCGGTCCGCGCGGCGACCTCGATGTTCTTGATCAGCCTCGCGAACAGCTTGCCACGCTTCGCGTCGAGGGCGGCCTTCTTGTGCTTGGTGGTGGCCCACTTGGAGTGGCCGCTCATCTTTCCTCCATCCGATCCGGCGGCGTGCCGCCGTTCTTATGCCTGCCCACGCACGATTCGCACGAACAGCCGGTGCACGCGCTCGTCACCCGTGAGTTCCGGGTGGAAGGCCGTGGCGAGCACCATCCCCTGCCTGACCGCGACGATCCTAGCGGCCGCGTCCGCCCGGCCGGGATCTTCCGGCACCCTGGCCAGCACTTCGACGTCCTGACCTGCCTTCTCCACCCACGGCGCGCGGATGAACACCGCGTGCAGTGCGGGCCCGTCGACCCCGGTGAACTCGAGGTCCTCCTCGAAGGAGTCGACCTGCCTGCCGAAGGCGTTGCGGCGCACCACGATGTCCAGCGCGTCGAGCTGGTGCTGGTCGGGGCGGCCGTCGAGGGCCTGGCGGGCGAGCAGGATCATCCCGGCGCACGAGCCGAACGCGGGCAGGCCCGCGCGCAGGCGCTCGCGCAACGGCTCGAGCAGCTCGAAGGTCTCCAGCAGCCTGGACATCGTGGTGGACTCGCCACCGGGCAGCACCAAACCGTCCACTTCGGACAGTTCGGTGGCGCGGCGCACCGGCACCGCGGTGGCACCGGCCCGCTCGGTCATCGCCAGGTGCTCGGCCACGTCGCCCTGCAGGGCGAGCACGCCGACCACCGGCCGCGCCTTCGACACGTCAAGTCCTCCCGACTGGAATTCCGCTGGTCAAGCCTAGGGCCTCGACCGGACGGCGGCAGCCGGGGGTGACCTGTCAGGGCACGCCGAGCAGGCGCAGCCCGGCCGCGGTGGCGGCCGCGGCGAGCACCACGACCACGAACGGGGCCTTCCGCCACGCCAGCACCCCGCCCACCAGCACTCCGGCTGGCCGGGCGTAGCCGGCGAACTCGGCACCCTCGATCAGGGCGGAGGTGGCCACCAGTGCGGCCAGCAGGACCACCGCGGCGGTGGCCATCAGCTTCTCGGCCCGGGCGTTCAGCTCCACCTTCGCCCGCAGCGCCGGACCGGCGAACCGGAAGGCGAAGGTGCCCGCGCCCAGCACGACGGCGCAGACGATCAGCAGCACCGGCGAGATGATCACGCGGCCACCTTCTTGTCGTTGTCCTGACCCGAGCGCACCAGCAGCACCAGCGGCACACCGAGCAGAGCCAGCAGCACCGGCAGCCCGGCAGGCAGGAACGGGGCCGCGGCCACCGCCAGCACCGCTCCGGTCAGCGCCGCGGCACGCACACCCCGGTCCTTCAGCGACGGCAGCACCAGCGCGAGCAGCACCGCCGGGAACGCGGCGTCCAGGCCGAACACGCCGGTGTCGGTGATCGCGGTACCGGCGAAGGCGCCGATCACCACGCTCACGTTCCACACCACGAACAGGCTGATCCCGCAGGCCCAGTAGGCCGCCCGGCGGCGGTGCCGGTCGTCCTGGGCGAGCGCGAACGCGACCGTCTCGTCGATCATCAGGTGGCTTCCGGCCAGGCGGCGCACCCAGCTCTTGCCGAACACGTCCCCGACCGCGAAGCCGAACGGCACGTGCCGCGCGTTCACCAGCAGCGCGGCCACCACCGCCGCGATCGGGTTACCACCCGAGGCGACCAGGCCGATGAACAGGAACTGCGACGCCCCCGCGAACACGACCACCGAAAGCAGCATCGGCACCCAGAGCTCGAAGCCGGAGCTCACCGCGATGGCTCCGTACGAGATGCCGACGATGCCGTCGGCGAGGCAGACCAGCGCGATGTCGCGCATCAGTTCCCGGCCCAGGGTTCGCTGTATCGAACGCATCACCGCTTAAGATGAACAGAACCACCGACTGTTCGTCAAGCCGAACAGAACGACTGACGGAGCGAACACAGATGGCTACCGAAGGCGCCCCACTCGCCGTGATTGCCGCGTCACTGAAACGTGAGCGCGAGCGCGCCGGGCTGACCCTGACCGAGCTCGCCCGGCTCGCCGGCATCGCCAAGTCCACGCTGTCGCAGCTGGAGTCGGCCACCGGCAACCCGAGCGTGGAAACGCTCTGGGCCCTGGGCAAGGCGCTCGACGTGCCGTTCTCGCGGCTGGTCGAACCGCCGGTGCCGTGGGTCCACGTGCTCCGCGCCGGCGAGGGCATCACGGTGGCCTCCGAGGAGGCCGACTACCTGGCCACCCTGCTCGCGTCGTGCCCGCCGCACGCGCGCCGCGACATCTACCTGATCCGCGCCGAACCGGGCAGCGTGCGCCGCTCGGACGCACACCGCGCCGGGATCATCGAGCACGTGGTGGTGTGCCACGGCCGCGCGCTGGTCGGCATGGCCGACGACCCGATCGAGGTGGGCCCGGGTGACTACGTCGCCTACCCCGGCGACGAGGCCCACGTGTTCGAGGCGTTGGACCCGGGCACCACCGTCGTCATGCTCTCCGAGCACACGTGAGGCTCAGAGCCAGTCGGCCTCGATGCCGCGGGCGCGCAGCGCCTCCAGTGCCGCGTCGTCGCCCGTGTAGAACAGGGTCATCGACTTGAGGTTCGGGAAGTGCCGCACGTCGGCGAACTCGACGACGTCGAACAGGCCGTCCTCGCCGTCCCAGTTCGGCGCGATCTCGAGGTAGATCTCGTTGCCGCCGTCCATGTCGAGCTCGGTGATCTTCTCCGCGAGTTCGGCCGGGACCGCGAGCGCCTCGAAGTAGGCCAGCGCCTCGGGGATCGCCTCGACGCTGCCGCTGTCGTAGGTGAACCCCTGCTCGGCGGCGTACTCGCTCAGGTCGAACCTCGGCAGGAGGTCCTGGTTGTACATCAGCTCCTGGACCACGGCGAGCTTGAAGTTGCGGTCGGAGAACGGGATCGGCTGGCTCATGCCACGAACCCTATAAGCAGCTGCTCGACTGAGTACGCGGATCGCTAGGCTCGCGTCCATGTCAGGCCCCAAGAGCCGCTGGGCCGGAGTCGGCGCCGAGTGGCGGGACCGCTGGCTCGCCGTGGTGCTCACCGCCGCGGCGTTCGTACCCGGGCTCGCCGTGCTCGGAGCCCAGTTCGGCGACCTTCCCCGGCGTGGGGGTGACGTCCTCGCGGTGTTGCTGGTGGTCGGCCAGACGTTGCCGCTGGCGGTGCGCACCCGGTGGCCCGCCGCGGCGTTCGCGGTCATCGGCATCTGCTTCGCCGCGCACGAGGTGCTGGCGTACCCCACGACCATCGGCAGCCTCGCGCTGTACTTCGCGCTGTATTCGGCCGGGGCGCACGAGAAGCGGTTCCGCCGGGTGCTGGCGGCGGTCGCCTCTGCCGGGTACGTGGTGTTCGCGGTCTTGCTGGCACTACGCGGCTCCCCCGCCGGGCTGCATGATTACGCCGTCTACTTCGGCGTGCTGGTCGCGTTCTGGCTGCTGGGCGCGATGGTGCGGCAGCGACGGCACCAGGAGGCCGAGCGGCGCCGGCTCGTCGCCGAAGCCGCGGTGGCCGGTGAGCGCGCGCGGATCGCCCGCGAACTGCACGACGTGGTGACCCACCACGTGACGGCCATGGTGGTCCAGGCCGACGCCGCCCAGTACCTGGCACCCGAACGCGTTCCCGAAGCGCTCACCGCGATCACCGGCTCGGGCCGCGACGCCCTCACCGAACTCCGGTTCCTGCTGGGCGTGCTCGAAGCGACCGGCGCGCGCACGCCGGGCCTGGCCGCGCTGCGCGACCTCGTCGACCGGCCCGGCCGGGTCGTCGACCTGGTCGAGGAGGGCGTACGCCCGGAACTGCCCGCGGAAACCGAGCTGACCGCCTACCGCATCGTGCAGGAAGCGCTGACCAACGCCGCGAAGTACGCCGCCGGTTCCCCCGCGGCGGTGCGCGTCTCCTACGGCGCGGACTTCCTCGAAATCGAGGTGACCACCGAAGGCACGGCGACCGAACCCGGCGCGCTCGGTTCCGGCGGCCGCGGCCTGCGCGGCCTGGGTGACCGGGTACAAGCGCTCGGCGGGCGGTTCACCGCGGGACCGTCAACGGACGGTTTCCGGGTCAGCGCCACGATTCCGGCGAGGAGTGCCGCATGACCGACCGGCCGATCCGGGTCCTGCTCTGCGAGGACCAGGAACTCGTCCGCGCGGGTTACGCGACCGTGCTCGGTGCCCAGCCGGATCTCGAGGTGGCCGGCGAGGCCGCCAACGGCCACGAAGCGCTCACCCAGGTCGAGCGGCTGCAACCCGACGTCGTCGTGATGGACATCGAAATGCCGCTGCTGAACGGGATCGAGGCGACCCGCCGCATCGCCGGCCCCGAAGCCGCGAGCCCGGCGAAGGTCCTGGTCGTCACGACCTTCAACGTCGACCGGTACGTCTACGACGCGTTGCGGGCGGGCGCGAGCGGGTTCCTGCTCAAGGACGCGCCGCTGACCGAACTGATCGAGGGCGTGCGCACGGTTGCCCGCGGCGACTCGCTGCTCGCCCCCGCGGTGACCCGGACCCTGATCGGCCGCTACGCCGACCGGATCCGCCCGGCCGGGACTCCCGCCCCACTGGAAGGCCTCGCGAGGCGGGAACTGGAGGTGCTGCGGCTGATCGCCACCGGCCTGTCGAACGCGGAGATCGCGGCCGAACTGGTGCTCAGCGTGGAGACGGTGAAGACCTACGTCTCGCGGATCCTGACCAAACTGGACCTGCGTGATCGGGTGCAGGCCGTGGTGCTGGCGTACCGGTCCGGGCTGGTCACCGCCTGACGAGCTTCGCCCGGCGGACCAGCCACACCGCCGGTACCAGGCAGCACAGCAACGCGAAGAGGCTCGCTTCCGGGCCGAACGTGCCACCGGTCAGCACCTCCGGTCCGGAAAGGACGGTGCGCAGCAGGCCGGGTTCGCTGTCCGCGCCGGACACCGCGGTACCGAACACGCCGGACTCGGTGAAGTTCCAGGCGAAGTGCAGGCCGATCGGCAGCCACAGCGACCGCGTCGCGGTGTAGGCGATGGCCAGCAGCGCGCCGCCTTCGACCGCGATGGCCAGGGTGCCCCAGAGCGTGGCGTTGCCGTTGAGCAGGTGCGTCAGGCCGAAGATCAGCGACGAGACGGCGATCGCGATGACGCTGCCGATCCGTTGCTCCAGGAAGCGGTGCACCACGCCGCGGAAAAGCAGTTCCTCGGTGACGGCGACCGAAGCCATCGAGCCGGCCACGCCGAGGCACGCCCAGAACGAGCCACTGGCGACGTCGGCGTCGGTGAAGAGGAACGCGAGCAGCATCGTCGCGAGGAACGTCGCGACGCCGATGAGCACGCCGCGCCCGAGCCCCCGCCACCGCCCGGCGGCGGGCAGTTCCGTGACCTCCGTCCGATCCTCGACGCGCCGGGAAAGCCACGTGTAGCCGGCGATCGCCCCGACGGCGGCGCCGAGCCCGACGAGCAGGCGCAGCACCGGCACGCCCGACACGAGCGCGTCCAGCCCGCGGGCGGCGATCATCAGCACGGCGGTGCCGACGAGCAGAACCGGCACCCGGAACCGGTGCAGCGGTGTTTTCCGCTCAATGGGGGTGGTCATCAGAGGTCCTCTCGCCGTTTTCCCTTGGAGTACGGCGAGATTACGAACGGACCGAGCCGCGCCACATCACTCCGTGACGGACAGCCGCGGTAGCTCTCAAGAGGGACACGACGACCCGGGCTCACGCCGCCACGTACCGGCGGCGTGAGCCCGGGGTCGCCTCCGCTTACCAGCCGCGCTCGGCCAGGCGGTGCGGCTCCGGCACGTCGTCGACGTTGATGCCGACCATCGCCTCGCCGAGGCCGCGCGACACCTTCGCCAACATGTCCGGGTCGTCGTGGAAGGTGGTGGCCTTCACGATCGCCTCGGCCCGGCGCGCCGGGTTGCCCGACTTGAAGATGCCGGAGCCGACAAAAACGCCCTCGGCGCCGAGCTGCATCATCATCGCCGCGTCGGCCGGGGTGGCGATCCCGCCCGCGGTGAACAGCACCACCGGCAGCTTGCCCTTCGCCGCGACCTCCTTGACCAGCTCGTAGGGCGCCTGCAGTTCCTTGGCCGCGACGAACAGCTCGTCCTCGGGCAGCGACGACAGCCGCCGCAGCTCACCGCGGATCTTGCGCATGTGCGTGGTCGCGTTGGACACGTCGCCGGTGCCCGCCTCGCCCTTGGAGCGGATCATCGCCGCGCCCTCGTTGATCCGGCGCAGCGCCTCGCCCAGGTTCGTCGCCCCGCACACGAACGGCACGGTGAACGCCCACTTGTCGATGTGGTTGGCGTAGTCGGCCGGGGTGAGCACCTCGGACTCGTCGATGTAGTCGACCCCGAGCGACTGCAGCACCTGTGCCTCGACGAAGTGGCCGATCCTGGCCTTGGCCATCACCGGGATGGAGACCGCTTCGACGATGCCGTCGATCAGGTCGGGGTCGCTCATCCTGGCCACGCCGCCCTGCGCGCGGATGTCGGCGGGGACGCGTTCGAGCGCCATCACCGCGACCGCGCCGGCGTCCTCGGCGATCTTGGCCTGCTCGGCGGTGACCACGTCCATGATCACGCCGCCCTTGAGCATCTCGGCCATGCCGCGCTTGACGCGGGCGGTGCCGGTTTCGGGCGAGGGGGAACTGGTGGCGACGTCAGACACGGCAGGGCCTTTCACGAGAACTTTCCAGGGGAATCCGCCTTCGAAGATACGACCGACGTGGCCCCTCTTCACAGGCCAGTGAGTGGCTATCTCAGCAGTCCACTTGGGCCGAATGGCCTGGTGATCGAGCAGGCCACTCGGGCGGCCCCGCGCCACCCGGGTGCTTGTTGGGGTTGCGGGTTGTGGTCACTGTCCGTCCGGGTGTGTGATCGAGGCCACACATCCCGAGCCGAAGCCGACGCAAGGAGGCCACTGATGGCCGAAAAGCACTCGAAGAACGGCGAAACCGGGGCCGCGGTCGCTGTGGACGACCCGGCCAACGTGCGCAACGTGGTGCTCGTCGGGCCATCGGGCTCGGGCAAGACCACGCTGACCGAGGCGCTGCTGGCCGCCTCCGGCACGGTGTCGCGGGCCGGTTCGGTGGTGGAGGGC harbors:
- the pdxT gene encoding pyridoxal 5'-phosphate synthase glutaminase subunit PdxT, producing MSKARPVVGVLALQGDVAEHLAMTERAGATAVPVRRATELSEVDGLVLPGGESTTMSRLLETFELLEPLRERLRAGLPAFGSCAGMILLARQALDGRPDQHQLDALDIVVRRNAFGRQVDSFEEDLEFTGVDGPALHAVFIRAPWVEKAGQDVEVLARVPEDPGRADAAARIVAVRQGMVLATAFHPELTGDERVHRLFVRIVRGQA
- a CDS encoding response regulator transcription factor, encoding MTDRPIRVLLCEDQELVRAGYATVLGAQPDLEVAGEAANGHEALTQVERLQPDVVVMDIEMPLLNGIEATRRIAGPEAASPAKVLVVTTFNVDRYVYDALRAGASGFLLKDAPLTELIEGVRTVARGDSLLAPAVTRTLIGRYADRIRPAGTPAPLEGLARRELEVLRLIATGLSNAEIAAELVLSVETVKTYVSRILTKLDLRDRVQAVVLAYRSGLVTA
- a CDS encoding AzlC family ABC transporter permease, which encodes MRSIQRTLGRELMRDIALVCLADGIVGISYGAIAVSSGFELWVPMLLSVVVFAGASQFLFIGLVASGGNPIAAVVAALLVNARHVPFGFAVGDVFGKSWVRRLAGSHLMIDETVAFALAQDDRHRRRAAYWACGISLFVVWNVSVVIGAFAGTAITDTGVFGLDAAFPAVLLALVLPSLKDRGVRAAALTGAVLAVAAAPFLPAGLPVLLALLGVPLVLLVRSGQDNDKKVAA
- a CDS encoding AzlD domain-containing protein, coding for MSPVLLIVCAVVLGAGTFAFRFAGPALRAKVELNARAEKLMATAAVVLLAALVATSALIEGAEFAGYARPAGVLVGGVLAWRKAPFVVVVLAAAATAAGLRLLGVP
- a CDS encoding DUF4262 domain-containing protein produces the protein MSAVTTEALAPEEQALQDWIVAEGERRGNAVIQVPADDEGAGYCFTVCAWAMHEVPEAVVIGLPEHVGPVLLDAYVDRAAAGEQFEFGKLYHDFFDGIPVTFEKVALGHYPEYFGSAFLIYPEGDFPAVQIIVPTPDGKWPWQADAPEGFMLWQHVLTESGDPESWTPGVDGP
- a CDS encoding sensor histidine kinase, whose product is MSGPKSRWAGVGAEWRDRWLAVVLTAAAFVPGLAVLGAQFGDLPRRGGDVLAVLLVVGQTLPLAVRTRWPAAAFAVIGICFAAHEVLAYPTTIGSLALYFALYSAGAHEKRFRRVLAAVASAGYVVFAVLLALRGSPAGLHDYAVYFGVLVAFWLLGAMVRQRRHQEAERRRLVAEAAVAGERARIARELHDVVTHHVTAMVVQADAAQYLAPERVPEALTAITGSGRDALTELRFLLGVLEATGARTPGLAALRDLVDRPGRVVDLVEEGVRPELPAETELTAYRIVQEALTNAAKYAAGSPAAVRVSYGADFLEIEVTTEGTATEPGALGSGGRGLRGLGDRVQALGGRFTAGPSTDGFRVSATIPARSAA
- a CDS encoding CPBP family intramembrane glutamic endopeptidase is translated as MTTPIERKTPLHRFRVPVLLVGTAVLMIAARGLDALVSGVPVLRLLVGLGAAVGAIAGYTWLSRRVEDRTEVTELPAAGRWRGLGRGVLIGVATFLATMLLAFLFTDADVASGSFWACLGVAGSMASVAVTEELLFRGVVHRFLEQRIGSVIAIAVSSLIFGLTHLLNGNATLWGTLAIAVEGGALLAIAYTATRSLWLPIGLHFAWNFTESGVFGTAVSGADSEPGLLRTVLSGPEVLTGGTFGPEASLFALLCCLVPAVWLVRRAKLVRR
- a CDS encoding helix-turn-helix domain-containing protein; this translates as MATEGAPLAVIAASLKRERERAGLTLTELARLAGIAKSTLSQLESATGNPSVETLWALGKALDVPFSRLVEPPVPWVHVLRAGEGITVASEEADYLATLLASCPPHARRDIYLIRAEPGSVRRSDAHRAGIIEHVVVCHGRALVGMADDPIEVGPGDYVAYPGDEAHVFEALDPGTTVVMLSEHT
- the pdxS gene encoding pyridoxal 5'-phosphate synthase lyase subunit PdxS; this encodes MSDVATSSPSPETGTARVKRGMAEMLKGGVIMDVVTAEQAKIAEDAGAVAVMALERVPADIRAQGGVARMSDPDLIDGIVEAVSIPVMAKARIGHFVEAQVLQSLGVDYIDESEVLTPADYANHIDKWAFTVPFVCGATNLGEALRRINEGAAMIRSKGEAGTGDVSNATTHMRKIRGELRRLSSLPEDELFVAAKELQAPYELVKEVAAKGKLPVVLFTAGGIATPADAAMMMQLGAEGVFVGSGIFKSGNPARRAEAIVKATTFHDDPDMLAKVSRGLGEAMVGINVDDVPEPHRLAERGW
- the ruvC gene encoding crossover junction endodeoxyribonuclease RuvC; amino-acid sequence: MRVLGVDPGLTRCGLGVVDGGAGRTVSCVAVDVVRTPPEADLASRLLAVADAVETWFDTYRPEAVAIERVFSQHNVRTAMGTAQAGGVVALGAARRGLPVHFHTPSEVKAAVTGSGRADKAQVTGMVTKLLGLAQAPKPADAADALALAICHLWREPMRARLAAAEARAAELAKTHRARLAEAAKKNARAGR
- the ruvA gene encoding Holliday junction branch migration protein RuvA; this translates as MISSVHGEVLSVGLDHAVVEVGGVGFAVQATPSTLATLRRGERIRLHTSLVVREDSLTLFGFADVDARELFVLLQTVSGIGPRLALAALAVLDPDKLRSALADGDINVLTQVPGIGKKGAERLSLELRDKVVAVPSTADAVPVAGGAVRAEVVEALVGLGFAAKQAEQAVNRVLGEAGEDGATTSQVLRSALTTLGRKR
- a CDS encoding YebC/PmpR family DNA-binding transcriptional regulator is translated as MSGHSKWATTKHKKAALDAKRGKLFARLIKNIEVAARTGGGDPDGNPTLFDAIQKAKKNSVPQDNIERARKRGAGEEAGGADWQTIMYEGYGPNGVAVLIECLTDNKNRAASEVRTALTRNNGSLADPGSVAYLFNRKGVVLLPKADAGEDDVLMAVLDAGAEEVNDLGESFEIVSEATDLVSVRKALQEAGFDYESAEASFVPSVNVPLEADGARKVFRLIDALEDCDDVQNVWANFDVSDEVLAEVG